The genomic segment GCTCACGGCGTCGGTGGCGCGGCTGCCGAGCACGAGCGCCGCGAAGTAGACCACCGTGGTGGGGTTGAGGAGGGTGATCCCCAGGAGGGCGACATAGGCGTGTGCCGGGCTCACCGGGTCCCGCCGGGGGCGGGTGGCGAGCCGCCGGGCGCGGTACCGGCGCAGGGCCGTGACCGCGCCGCGTACGGCCAGGGCGAGGAGCACCAGGGCGGAGGCCCAGCGCAGGGGCACCAGCACCGGTCGCAACGTGGCCGCGAGGGCGGTGCCGCCGAGGGTGGCGAGCAGGGCGTACAGTCCGTCGGCCGTCGCGACACCGAGCGCGGCGCAGGCTCCGGTGCGCGGGGACGTACGGGCGGTGAGGGAGACGAGGTAGGTCGCGACCGCTCCGACGGGGATGGCGATGCCATAGCCGGCGAGGAGGCCCGCGACGAGCGCGGCCGTCACGACCGGGGCGGAGTCGGCCCCCACGGTCGGCCGGGCCGCTGCTG from the Streptomyces sp. NBC_00310 genome contains:
- a CDS encoding LysE family transporter; this encodes MTAALVAGLLAGYGIAIPVGAVATYLVSLTARTSPRTGACAALGVATADGLYALLATLGGTALAATLRPVLVPLRWASALVLLALAVRGAVTALRRYRARRLATRPRRDPVSPAHAYVALLGITLLNPTTVVYFAALVLGSRATDAVSALDQTVFVLAAFLASASWQLLLAGGGALLGRTLTGHRGQLVTGLLSSAVIAVLAVLAVLTPGPASGA